A single region of the Hoeflea prorocentri genome encodes:
- a CDS encoding PAS domain-containing hybrid sensor histidine kinase/response regulator, with the protein MLAGWVIVTSALLYLLLLFAIASYGDRKTAAERGAGTGRPLIYALSLAVYCTSWTYFGGVGLAAQRGFEFLAIYIGPILMFTLGMPVLRRIVNLAKAEKLTSIADFIAARYGKNPTVAGIVALIAVIGTIPYIALQLKAVSASVAIIMENAPFEAQTDSFLLNDISLIVALLLAGFAVIFGTRHTDATEHQNGLILAVATESVVKLFAFTAVGLFATFLLFDGPSHLLEQARQSATVTDALSYQTSPARWIVLTLLSAVAIVVLPRQFHVTVVENRTESELKTAGYLFPLYLIAINLFVIPIAVAGLLTLPGGGAGDQYVLLLPLVNDLSWLSLATFIGGFSAATAMVIVASVAVAIMISNDLVMPVLLRQNVIRRDSDGGDFTGTLLKIRRTAIVCILLLGYAYYRSANFDGGLASIGLLSFAAIAQFAPALFGGLVWKGANARGTIVGLAGGMAVWTYLLFVPSLGGPDNSDIAANVLNFLVPGTDVFAGARADPFVNSVILSLLVNLALFVIGSLSRPARPLERMQAGVFIPQRSMIRPARNDWQTGITVKQLKQAITKYLGAERTERSFHTYETTRGRWLEPSAPADMDLVRYSEQLLGSAIGSASARLVLSLLFQKEDDTSSDTARLLDEASEALQYNRDLLQSALGQMDQGITVFDRNTRLSVWNRRFRSLLDLPESVGQVGVPLEDIVAILAKRGDIRSDQVKNIIDSFLTMDISWTITLAQSGRIIEIRSNPMPDSGVVTTYADITERVASAKALKQANETLEQRVAERTAELVRVNGELAQAQSHAEEANIGKTRFLAAAGHDILQPLNAARLYSSSLVERLGGSSDRELVQHIDSSLESVESILGAVLDISRLDTGAMKPQVSSFPLNDLLRRIETDFAPLAAENNLELKVIPTSVLVRSDPNLLRRLIQNLVSNAIKYTRSGRVLVGVRHSGSKAFVQVVDTGIGIPSSSFEMVFREFTRLDDGAKTASGLGLGLSIVDRIARVLEHRVHLASTPGRGTDFRVEIPIETNIKRVLPTTRAPAPIQSPAALDGLHVLCIDNEPDIVNGLEILLKGWNCSVVSTGSIADLDRLLADRNEPPDVIVADYHLDDGNGIEAITLIRTHWNVDTAAVLVTADRTLDVRNRAEERSISIFNKPLRPAALRAFLNQIAASRKSAAE; encoded by the coding sequence ATGTTGGCAGGCTGGGTCATAGTCACCTCCGCTTTGCTCTATCTGCTGCTGTTGTTTGCTATCGCCAGCTATGGCGACAGGAAAACGGCGGCGGAACGGGGCGCCGGCACCGGCCGGCCTTTGATCTATGCACTGAGCCTTGCGGTTTACTGTACATCCTGGACCTATTTCGGCGGCGTCGGCCTTGCGGCCCAGCGCGGTTTCGAGTTCCTCGCCATCTATATCGGGCCGATCCTGATGTTCACGCTCGGCATGCCTGTGCTGCGCCGCATCGTCAATCTGGCAAAAGCGGAAAAGCTGACCTCCATTGCCGATTTTATCGCCGCGCGCTACGGCAAGAACCCGACAGTTGCGGGCATTGTTGCACTGATCGCAGTCATTGGAACGATCCCCTATATCGCCCTGCAATTGAAGGCGGTTTCCGCATCGGTGGCCATCATCATGGAAAATGCGCCATTCGAGGCGCAAACGGATTCGTTCCTGCTGAACGACATATCGCTGATCGTGGCGCTCCTGCTTGCCGGCTTTGCGGTCATATTCGGCACACGCCATACGGATGCGACCGAACACCAGAACGGGCTGATCCTTGCGGTTGCGACGGAATCGGTCGTGAAACTCTTTGCCTTCACGGCCGTTGGGTTGTTCGCAACATTCCTGCTCTTTGACGGGCCAAGCCATCTGCTCGAGCAGGCACGCCAAAGCGCGACCGTCACCGATGCCCTGAGCTATCAGACCTCGCCTGCCCGCTGGATCGTGCTGACACTGCTTTCTGCCGTCGCCATCGTCGTGCTGCCAAGGCAGTTTCACGTAACGGTGGTCGAAAACCGCACCGAAAGCGAGCTCAAGACCGCGGGCTACCTGTTTCCCCTTTACCTCATTGCCATCAACCTGTTCGTTATTCCGATCGCGGTCGCCGGTCTCCTGACACTGCCGGGCGGCGGGGCGGGTGATCAATATGTCCTGCTGCTGCCGCTGGTCAACGATCTTTCCTGGCTCTCTCTTGCGACCTTTATCGGCGGCTTTTCCGCGGCAACCGCCATGGTGATCGTGGCCTCCGTGGCCGTTGCGATCATGATCTCCAATGACCTCGTCATGCCTGTTCTGCTTCGGCAAAATGTTATCCGACGCGACTCGGACGGCGGCGATTTCACCGGAACCCTGTTGAAGATCAGACGGACTGCGATCGTCTGCATCCTACTGTTGGGATATGCCTACTACCGGTCGGCAAACTTTGATGGCGGGCTCGCGTCCATCGGCCTTCTTTCTTTCGCCGCCATCGCGCAGTTTGCACCGGCGCTTTTTGGCGGTCTCGTCTGGAAGGGCGCCAATGCCCGCGGCACAATCGTCGGTCTTGCCGGCGGCATGGCAGTCTGGACCTATCTCCTGTTTGTGCCGAGCCTCGGGGGTCCCGACAATTCCGATATCGCGGCAAATGTGCTGAACTTCCTGGTGCCGGGAACGGATGTCTTTGCCGGCGCGAGGGCGGACCCCTTCGTCAACAGCGTAATCCTGAGCCTCCTGGTCAATCTGGCCCTGTTTGTCATCGGATCGCTGTCGCGCCCGGCAAGGCCGCTGGAGCGCATGCAGGCCGGCGTTTTCATTCCGCAACGTTCGATGATCAGACCGGCGCGCAATGACTGGCAGACCGGCATCACGGTCAAACAGCTCAAGCAGGCAATCACCAAATATCTCGGGGCGGAGCGCACGGAGCGCTCCTTCCATACCTATGAGACAACACGCGGGCGCTGGCTTGAACCCAGTGCCCCCGCGGATATGGATCTGGTGCGCTATTCCGAACAATTGCTCGGAAGCGCCATCGGATCGGCGTCGGCGCGGCTTGTCCTGTCGCTGCTTTTTCAGAAAGAGGATGACACATCCTCGGATACGGCGCGGCTGCTCGATGAAGCATCGGAGGCGCTGCAATATAACCGCGACCTGCTTCAGAGCGCACTTGGACAAATGGATCAGGGCATCACCGTGTTCGACAGGAACACCCGGTTGAGTGTGTGGAACCGCCGGTTCCGCTCACTCCTGGACCTGCCGGAATCGGTTGGCCAGGTCGGCGTTCCGCTTGAGGATATTGTCGCCATCCTGGCGAAACGCGGCGATATACGGAGCGACCAGGTCAAGAACATCATCGACAGCTTCCTGACGATGGACATTTCCTGGACGATTACCCTGGCGCAATCGGGCCGCATTATCGAAATTCGCTCCAATCCAATGCCCGATTCCGGTGTTGTGACGACCTATGCGGACATCACTGAGAGAGTGGCTTCAGCCAAGGCGCTCAAGCAGGCCAACGAAACGCTGGAGCAAAGAGTTGCCGAGCGCACGGCGGAGCTTGTGCGGGTCAATGGCGAACTGGCGCAGGCACAGTCGCACGCAGAAGAAGCTAATATCGGCAAGACACGGTTCCTGGCGGCCGCCGGCCATGACATTCTCCAGCCGCTCAACGCCGCGCGGCTCTACTCCTCGTCACTGGTCGAGCGGCTGGGCGGCTCATCGGACCGGGAACTGGTCCAGCACATCGATTCATCACTGGAATCGGTCGAATCGATCCTCGGCGCCGTGCTGGATATCTCCCGCCTCGATACAGGCGCGATGAAACCGCAGGTTTCCAGTTTCCCGCTGAATGACCTTCTGAGGCGGATCGAAACGGATTTCGCGCCTCTGGCGGCGGAAAACAATCTCGAACTCAAGGTCATTCCGACGTCCGTGCTGGTGAGGAGCGATCCCAATCTCCTGCGGCGGCTGATCCAGAATCTTGTATCCAACGCCATCAAATACACCCGAAGCGGCCGCGTTCTTGTCGGCGTTCGTCACAGTGGCAGCAAGGCCTTCGTTCAAGTCGTCGACACCGGCATCGGCATTCCATCATCCAGTTTCGAAATGGTCTTCAGGGAATTCACCCGGCTGGACGATGGCGCCAAGACGGCATCCGGTCTGGGCCTTGGCCTGTCGATCGTCGACCGGATCGCGCGGGTGCTCGAACACCGGGTTCATCTGGCGTCAACGCCAGGAAGGGGCACCGATTTTCGTGTGGAAATCCCGATCGAGACAAATATCAAACGGGTTCTTCCGACAACGCGGGCGCCAGCACCGATTCAATCGCCGGCCGCACTCGACGGGCTTCATGTGCTGTGCATCGACAATGAACCGGATATTGTGAACGGTCTCGAAATACTCCTGAAAGGCTGGAACTGCTCGGTCGTCAGCACAGGCTCGATCGCCGATCTGGACAGGCTTCTGGCCGACCGCAACGAGCCGCCGGATGTGATCGTTGCCGATTATCATCTCGACGACGGCAACGGCATTGAGGCTATCACGCTCATCCGCACCCACTGGAATGTGGACACCGCAGCTGTTCTGGTCACGGCCGACCGCACTCTCGATGTGCGCAACCGAGCGGAAGAGCGCTCGATTTCGATTTTCAACAAACCGTTGCGGCCGGCGGCGCTGCGCGCGTTTCTCAACCAGATCGCGGCGTCCCGCAAATCGGCCGCAGAGTAG
- a CDS encoding response regulator, protein MSRTFIIADDHPLFRGALRQALTGIEDGLEIVEAGDFSAARSAANEHPEADLLLLDLTMPGVSGLSGLIALRAEYVSLPVVVVSASDDPTTVRRALDLGASGFISKSASIEEIRDGITAILSGDVWTPKDFELGPEQDPEIADLIARLQTLTPQQSRVLGMLAEGLLNKQIAYELDVSEATIKAHVSAVLQKLGVDSRTQAVIQLSRIGSDALDREAGAVP, encoded by the coding sequence TTGTCGAGAACATTTATCATAGCAGATGATCACCCGCTTTTTCGCGGCGCATTGAGGCAGGCGCTAACCGGGATTGAGGATGGTCTGGAAATTGTTGAAGCCGGAGATTTCAGCGCGGCGCGCAGTGCGGCCAACGAGCACCCTGAGGCCGATCTGTTGCTGCTTGATCTGACGATGCCCGGCGTGAGCGGTCTGTCAGGTCTGATCGCACTGAGAGCCGAATATGTCAGCCTGCCCGTTGTGGTGGTGTCGGCTTCGGATGATCCGACGACTGTTCGCCGGGCGCTCGATCTCGGCGCATCGGGGTTCATCTCCAAATCCGCCAGCATCGAGGAAATCCGCGATGGCATCACTGCCATCCTCTCGGGCGATGTCTGGACACCGAAGGACTTCGAGCTCGGACCCGAGCAGGATCCGGAAATTGCTGACCTTATCGCGCGGCTGCAGACCCTGACGCCCCAGCAAAGCAGGGTTCTGGGCATGTTGGCCGAAGGGCTTTTGAACAAGCAGATCGCCTACGAACTTGACGTGTCGGAGGCGACGATCAAGGCCCACGTATCGGCCGTGCTTCAGAAACTGGGTGTCGACAGCCGGACACAGGCTGTCATTCAACTCTCCAGGATCGGCTCCGACGCGCTGGATCGAGAGGCCGGCGCGGTTCCCTGA
- a CDS encoding DUF952 domain-containing protein has product MTTETTIYKIVPRELWRPARDKGRFDGAAVDVEDGFIHFSTAQQVAQTAALHFGGQDDLLLVAVDGAALGDALKYEPSRGGDLFPHLYGPLNMEAVAWEKDMPLGPDGIHILPGLE; this is encoded by the coding sequence GTGACGACTGAAACAACCATTTACAAGATCGTGCCGCGAGAATTGTGGCGGCCGGCGCGGGACAAGGGGCGCTTCGATGGCGCAGCGGTCGACGTCGAAGACGGCTTCATCCACTTTTCCACGGCGCAGCAGGTAGCACAGACAGCGGCCCTGCATTTTGGCGGCCAGGACGATCTTCTTTTGGTCGCCGTCGATGGAGCCGCGCTCGGCGATGCGCTCAAATACGAGCCGTCACGCGGCGGTGATCTGTTTCCGCATCTTTACGGCCCTCTGAACATGGAGGCTGTTGCCTGGGAAAAGGACATGCCGCTTGGCCCGGACGGCATTCATATCCTGCCCGGGCTCGAGTGA
- a CDS encoding quinone-dependent dihydroorotate dehydrogenase → MEALYPLLRHALFRLEPEAAHRLSIKALKSGLMPRPPLVRDPRLSVTKAGLHFNNPVGIAAGFDKNGEVPAAVLRLGFGFTEIGSVTPRPQTGNPKPRIFRLHSDRAVINRLGFNNEGHSAVLQRLMALGKGRAGPIGVNVGANKNSEDRISDYALGIDVFYQVADYFTVNISSPNTPGLRDLQARDSLTALLAAVKKARDDRHREADPYKPIFLKIAPDLNEGDLEDIAELSHSHTLDGLMVSNTTLAREGLSASRHAGESGGVSGRPLFERSTIVLAKLRRLVGPSMTLVGLGGVDSAETAAEKMRAGADLVQLYTGLIYEGPGIISSILSGLVDVMDRTGAASVNELRDLHLNEWAGKSLN, encoded by the coding sequence ATGGAGGCTCTTTACCCCCTTCTTCGCCATGCCCTGTTCCGGCTGGAACCGGAGGCGGCGCACCGTCTGTCCATCAAGGCCTTGAAGTCAGGCCTCATGCCGCGCCCGCCGCTTGTGCGTGATCCACGCCTTTCCGTGACCAAAGCAGGCCTGCACTTCAACAATCCTGTCGGCATCGCCGCCGGCTTCGACAAGAACGGCGAAGTGCCGGCAGCGGTTCTGCGGCTGGGTTTCGGCTTCACCGAGATCGGCTCCGTGACGCCCCGGCCACAGACCGGCAACCCCAAACCAAGGATCTTCCGGCTTCATTCGGATCGTGCCGTCATCAACAGGCTCGGCTTCAACAATGAGGGCCACTCGGCGGTGCTGCAACGGCTCATGGCACTCGGTAAAGGCCGGGCCGGGCCGATCGGCGTCAATGTCGGGGCGAACAAGAATTCGGAAGACCGCATTTCCGATTATGCGCTCGGAATCGATGTTTTCTATCAGGTCGCCGACTATTTCACCGTCAACATCTCCTCGCCCAACACACCGGGTTTGAGGGATTTGCAGGCGCGTGACAGCCTTACGGCGCTGTTGGCGGCGGTCAAAAAAGCCCGCGACGATCGCCATCGGGAGGCCGATCCCTACAAGCCGATCTTCCTGAAGATTGCGCCGGACCTGAACGAGGGCGACCTGGAAGATATTGCCGAGCTCTCTCATTCTCACACGCTGGACGGGCTTATGGTTTCGAACACGACACTTGCGCGCGAGGGGCTGAGTGCCTCGCGCCATGCCGGCGAGTCCGGCGGGGTTTCCGGGCGGCCATTGTTCGAGCGCTCGACAATAGTTCTTGCCAAGCTGCGGCGTCTTGTCGGTCCATCCATGACGCTCGTGGGCCTCGGCGGTGTAGACAGCGCGGAAACAGCGGCGGAGAAAATGCGGGCCGGCGCTGACCTTGTACAGCTCTATACCGGCCTCATCTATGAGGGTCCAGGCATCATATCGTCAATCCTGAGCGGTCTTGTGGATGTGATGGACAGGACGGGGGCAGCGTCAGTCAACGAACTGCGCGATCTGCATCTCAACGAATGGGCGGGAAAGTCACTGAACTGA
- a CDS encoding acyl carrier protein yields MRNNTAHTHLDDSVSAVRQMVADILLMPVERVDCHCELAQLPDWDSIVHLTLLMVIEERTGTELDIRKLKSTSSVAEVARMLDRPAATLH; encoded by the coding sequence ATGAGGAACAACACAGCACACACGCACCTGGATGACAGCGTCAGCGCGGTTCGGCAGATGGTGGCAGATATCCTGCTCATGCCGGTAGAGCGCGTGGATTGTCATTGTGAGCTTGCGCAACTTCCCGATTGGGACAGTATCGTTCATCTTACACTGCTGATGGTTATCGAAGAGCGGACAGGCACCGAGCTCGATATCCGTAAACTGAAGAGCACCAGTTCGGTCGCGGAAGTGGCCCGCATGCTTGACCGGCCGGCAGCAACCCTTCACTGA
- a CDS encoding MATE family efflux transporter gives MTREPEQAGPAQRPFSVSHRLVLSIAVPMTLAYLTTPLLGLVDTAVVGQLGQPALIGGLAVGAIIFDLVFTTFNFLRAATTGLVAQAFGRGDGTEEQAVFWRSLIIGIVSGAMILLLSPLIIVFGLWAMAPGEDVRAATQLYVSVRMVSAPMGLANYAILGFVLGRGEAVAGLLLQTLINGINIVLSIYLGLMLEWGIAGVAWATVIGETVGALVGFTFVVARFDRSVRPSWRRVLDRPSISRLMSLNRDIMIRSFALLAAFALFVRQGAQFGPVTLAANAILMNFFLVAGYYLDGFATAAEQLAGRAIGANYRPAFDRAVRLTLLWGFALASVTTVFFLIFGGMVVDILTVSEDVRAESRLFIVWAALTAVVGVLAFQMDGVFIGATWSNDMRNMMLASLALFGFLVWLLVPMLGNHGLWIALLAFLGARGITLYLILGKRVERAF, from the coding sequence ATGACACGAGAACCGGAACAGGCCGGGCCGGCTCAACGGCCATTTTCCGTAAGCCACCGGCTTGTGCTGTCCATCGCGGTTCCCATGACGCTCGCCTATCTGACGACACCTTTGCTGGGTCTCGTCGATACCGCCGTTGTCGGTCAGCTCGGACAGCCGGCCTTGATCGGCGGTCTGGCGGTTGGCGCGATCATTTTCGACCTGGTTTTCACGACGTTCAATTTTCTGCGCGCCGCCACCACGGGGCTCGTGGCGCAGGCTTTTGGCCGTGGCGACGGCACGGAAGAGCAGGCCGTCTTCTGGCGCTCCTTGATCATCGGTATCGTATCGGGCGCTATGATCCTGCTTTTGTCGCCCCTGATTATCGTATTCGGTCTGTGGGCGATGGCGCCTGGAGAAGACGTGCGCGCCGCAACGCAGCTCTATGTCTCCGTGCGCATGGTGTCCGCTCCGATGGGGTTGGCGAACTATGCCATCCTCGGTTTCGTTCTGGGGCGCGGTGAAGCGGTTGCAGGACTGCTGCTGCAAACGCTCATCAACGGTATCAATATTGTCCTGTCAATCTATCTCGGGTTGATGCTGGAGTGGGGTATTGCCGGGGTCGCCTGGGCCACCGTTATCGGCGAAACCGTCGGGGCGCTCGTCGGTTTTACCTTCGTCGTCGCCCGTTTTGACCGTTCGGTCCGGCCAAGCTGGCGGCGCGTCCTGGACCGGCCGTCCATATCCCGCCTGATGTCGCTCAACCGCGATATCATGATCCGCTCCTTTGCTCTGCTTGCAGCATTTGCCCTGTTCGTGCGGCAAGGTGCACAGTTCGGTCCCGTGACGCTGGCAGCCAATGCGATTTTGATGAATTTCTTCCTTGTCGCCGGATACTATCTCGACGGGTTTGCAACAGCAGCGGAACAATTGGCCGGCCGGGCCATCGGTGCGAACTACCGTCCGGCTTTCGATCGTGCGGTCCGGCTGACACTTCTATGGGGTTTTGCTCTCGCGTCGGTAACAACAGTTTTTTTTCTGATATTCGGTGGAATGGTCGTTGATATCCTCACCGTGTCTGAAGATGTTCGCGCCGAATCGCGCCTGTTTATCGTCTGGGCCGCGTTGACGGCGGTGGTCGGCGTCCTGGCCTTTCAGATGGACGGCGTTTTCATCGGAGCGACCTGGTCGAATGACATGCGCAACATGATGCTGGCATCGCTTGCACTGTTTGGATTTCTTGTGTGGCTGCTGGTTCCGATGCTTGGAAATCACGGGTTGTGGATTGCGCTTCTGGCCTTTCTCGGCGCACGCGGCATCACGCTTTACCTGATCCTCGGTAAACGCGTCGAGAGGGCATTTTGA
- a CDS encoding DUF6460 domain-containing protein — MSGNLNRFLGDTPGRTLIKLIVLSFIVGAVMAAFNWYPMDVVRAIVDFIRNLWELGFAALGRFGDYLVLGAVVVVPVFLIIRIMSYRR, encoded by the coding sequence ATGTCCGGAAATCTCAACCGGTTCCTCGGAGACACGCCGGGCCGAACGCTCATAAAACTGATCGTCTTGTCCTTTATCGTCGGTGCGGTAATGGCCGCATTCAACTGGTATCCGATGGATGTCGTGCGTGCGATTGTTGATTTTATCCGCAATCTTTGGGAACTCGGATTTGCCGCCCTTGGACGTTTCGGCGATTATCTCGTCCTCGGTGCGGTTGTGGTGGTGCCCGTCTTCCTGATCATCCGCATCATGAGTTACCGGCGTTAG
- a CDS encoding ligase-associated DNA damage response DEXH box helicase yields MHDDSEKKTDKTGTVLPEPFSGWFASRGWNPRRHQLDLVDNAEAGHSSLLIAPTGAGKTLAGFLPSLIDISLREAKRQPGAARASARRGIHTLYVSPLKALAVDIERNLAAPVGEMDLPVRIETRTGDTPQSKRQRQKLNPPDILLTTPEQIALLTASREADLLFNDLRFVIFDELHSLVTSKRGHLLSLGLARLRRHQPALQTIGLSATVADPQALQTWLMPQTDLNAATLSKRIVVKGGAKPHITILETEERVPWSGHSARYAMDDVYQTIKEHRTTLLFVNTRSQAELLFQELWRINEEHLPIALHHGSLDASQRRKVEAAMSDNRLRAVVATSTLDLGIDWGDVDLVVHIGAPKGASRLAQRIGRSNHRMDEPSRAILVPANRFEVMECRAALDANYLGAQDTPPIGDGTLDVLAQHILGMACAEPFRADELYREVTSAAPYSRLEREQFDRVVDFVATGGYALKTYDRYARIKLTRDGTWRVSHPRIAQQYRLNIGTIIEMPELKIRLTRHKGRGANVRGGPVLGKIEEYFVEMLSPGDTFLFAGKVLRFEGIRENECIVSKGGTGNPKIPAYAGGKFPLSTYLADQVRTMLAEPDRWKNLPAQVREWLEIQKEKSILPKRGELLIETYPNADRFYMTMYPFEGRLAHQTLGMLLTRRLERARARPLGFVATDYAMSIWGLRDMGLMIERGELSLDTLFDEDMLGDDLETWLDESFMLKRTFRYCALIAGLIERRHPGQEKTGRQITVSSDLIYDVLRSHEPDHILLQATRADAASGLLDIRRLADMLSRIKGRIILSRLNQISPLAVPVMLEIGKEPVVGEAQDDILAEAADGIIAEAMGRSDA; encoded by the coding sequence GTGCATGATGATTCTGAAAAGAAAACCGATAAGACGGGCACTGTGTTGCCCGAGCCGTTCAGCGGCTGGTTCGCCTCGCGCGGCTGGAACCCACGTCGCCATCAGCTCGATCTTGTGGACAATGCCGAAGCCGGCCATTCGTCGCTCCTGATTGCACCCACGGGCGCCGGCAAGACCCTTGCCGGGTTCCTGCCGTCGCTGATCGACATCTCGCTCAGAGAGGCCAAAAGGCAGCCCGGCGCGGCACGCGCATCGGCCCGGCGCGGCATCCACACGCTTTACGTTTCGCCTCTGAAGGCGCTGGCCGTCGATATCGAGCGCAACCTCGCAGCTCCTGTCGGTGAGATGGACTTGCCGGTTCGTATCGAGACCCGCACGGGCGACACGCCGCAATCAAAGCGACAACGGCAAAAACTCAACCCGCCCGATATTCTGCTGACGACACCGGAGCAGATTGCGCTATTGACCGCCAGCCGGGAAGCCGATCTGCTTTTCAACGATCTGCGGTTTGTGATTTTCGACGAGCTGCATTCCCTGGTCACCTCGAAGCGCGGCCACCTGCTGTCGCTCGGGCTTGCCCGGCTACGCCGGCATCAGCCCGCCCTTCAGACGATCGGGCTTTCCGCAACGGTCGCCGATCCGCAAGCCCTGCAGACCTGGCTCATGCCGCAGACCGACCTCAACGCAGCGACGCTTTCAAAGCGCATTGTCGTCAAGGGCGGTGCAAAACCGCATATCACCATTCTTGAGACTGAAGAACGCGTTCCCTGGTCCGGCCATTCGGCCCGCTATGCGATGGACGACGTCTACCAGACCATCAAAGAGCACCGCACCACGCTGCTGTTCGTCAACACGCGCAGCCAGGCCGAACTGCTGTTTCAGGAATTATGGCGCATCAACGAGGAGCATCTGCCGATCGCCTTGCACCATGGCTCACTCGATGCCAGCCAGCGCCGCAAGGTTGAGGCGGCCATGTCCGATAACCGGCTGAGGGCGGTGGTCGCCACATCGACACTCGATCTCGGTATCGACTGGGGCGACGTCGATCTGGTCGTTCATATCGGCGCGCCAAAAGGGGCAAGCCGGCTGGCGCAGCGAATCGGCCGCTCCAATCACCGCATGGACGAGCCAAGCCGCGCCATTCTGGTACCGGCGAACCGTTTCGAGGTCATGGAATGCCGCGCGGCGCTGGATGCGAATTATCTCGGCGCGCAGGACACGCCGCCAATCGGCGACGGGACGCTCGACGTGCTTGCGCAGCACATTTTGGGCATGGCCTGCGCCGAACCCTTCCGGGCAGATGAACTCTACCGCGAGGTGACAAGCGCTGCCCCTTACAGCAGGCTTGAGCGCGAACAGTTCGATCGGGTCGTCGATTTTGTCGCAACCGGCGGCTACGCGCTCAAGACCTATGATCGGTATGCGCGGATAAAGCTGACCAGGGACGGGACCTGGCGCGTCAGCCATCCACGCATCGCGCAACAATACCGCCTCAATATCGGCACGATCATCGAGATGCCGGAACTGAAAATCCGCCTGACGCGGCACAAAGGCCGGGGCGCCAATGTGCGCGGCGGACCGGTGCTCGGAAAAATCGAGGAGTATTTTGTCGAGATGCTGTCACCCGGCGATACGTTCCTTTTCGCCGGCAAGGTTCTTCGCTTCGAGGGCATTCGCGAAAATGAGTGCATCGTGTCGAAGGGCGGGACAGGCAACCCGAAAATCCCTGCCTATGCGGGCGGCAAGTTTCCGCTATCCACCTATCTTGCCGACCAGGTGCGTACCATGCTCGCCGAGCCCGACAGATGGAAAAACCTTCCCGCACAGGTTCGCGAATGGCTTGAAATCCAAAAGGAAAAATCAATTCTGCCCAAGCGTGGCGAACTGCTCATCGAGACCTATCCGAATGCCGACCGGTTCTACATGACGATGTATCCGTTCGAGGGCCGGCTGGCGCACCAGACGCTCGGCATGCTTTTGACCCGGCGGCTTGAACGGGCGCGGGCGCGCCCGCTCGGCTTCGTTGCGACCGACTACGCCATGTCCATCTGGGGCCTGCGCGACATGGGGCTGATGATCGAGCGGGGCGAACTCTCGCTCGATACGCTTTTCGACGAGGACATGCTGGGCGACGATCTGGAAACCTGGCTCGATGAATCCTTCATGCTCAAAAGGACCTTCCGCTATTGCGCCCTGATTGCCGGGCTGATCGAGCGCCGCCATCCGGGCCAGGAAAAGACCGGACGGCAGATCACCGTGTCGTCCGATCTGATCTACGATGTTCTTCGCAGCCACGAACCGGACCATATCCTCCTGCAGGCAACACGAGCCGACGCGGCGAGCGGGCTACTGGATATTCGGCGGCTAGCGGATATGCTGTCGCGAATCAAAGGCCGAATCATACTCAGTCGCCTGAACCAGATTTCACCGCTCGCCGTTCCGGTCATGCTGGAAATCGGCAAGGAACCGGTGGTGGGAGAGGCGCAGGACGACATTCTGGCCGAAGCGGCGGACGGGATCATTGCCGAGGCCATGGGCCGGAGCGATGCGTGA
- the pdeM gene encoding ligase-associated DNA damage response endonuclease PdeM, protein MNRANTAQALVADHMISTAEIVINDTLAVCDPLGSLYLPDSDTLVVSDLHLETGAAYARRGMMLPPYDTALTLTLLTSVIERYRPARVVSLGDSFHDRRGASALPEASQLQIRALMAGREWFWIAGNHDPDHPDGLAGDCVQELYLDGLCFRHEPLENEDATGEIAGHLHPAARVVRRGKGVRRPCFATDGQRLIMPAFGVTTGGLNIRNAAFDGLFDLQSLTAHLLGRERIYSVPFGRLIG, encoded by the coding sequence ATGAACAGGGCAAACACCGCACAGGCTTTGGTCGCCGACCATATGATCAGCACAGCCGAAATCGTCATCAACGATACGCTTGCCGTGTGCGATCCGCTCGGCTCGCTCTATCTGCCGGACAGCGATACGCTGGTGGTCTCCGACCTGCATCTGGAAACGGGCGCCGCCTATGCGCGCCGCGGCATGATGCTTCCGCCCTATGATACCGCGCTGACGCTTACCCTTTTGACCAGTGTTATCGAGCGCTACAGGCCGGCGCGCGTGGTGAGCCTCGGTGACAGTTTTCACGATCGCCGCGGGGCAAGCGCCCTGCCCGAGGCCAGCCAGTTACAGATCCGGGCGCTGATGGCGGGGCGCGAATGGTTCTGGATCGCCGGCAATCACGACCCGGACCATCCGGACGGTCTTGCGGGCGACTGTGTGCAGGAGCTTTATCTCGACGGGCTGTGTTTCCGTCACGAGCCGCTGGAGAACGAGGATGCGACCGGCGAGATCGCCGGACACCTGCACCCGGCGGCGCGTGTCGTCCGGCGCGGCAAGGGCGTTCGCAGGCCCTGTTTCGCAACCGACGGCCAACGCCTCATCATGCCGGCCTTCGGCGTGACCACTGGCGGTCTGAATATTCGAAACGCGGCCTTTGACGGCCTGTTCGACCTTCAAAGCCTGACCGCCCATCTTTTGGGACGCGAACGGATCTATTCCGTGCCGTTCGGCCGGCTCATCGGATAG